A single window of Salvia splendens isolate huo1 chromosome 6, SspV2, whole genome shotgun sequence DNA harbors:
- the LOC121807686 gene encoding septin and tuftelin-interacting protein 1 homolog 1-like, which yields MDEYQERERFGMDNDYEDGQWIGGEFYGKRRQKRAQTKDDVLYGVFASGDSDSDEGFGSKSKRRKDSSKKADYSKPVSFVSTGTVMPSQEIEHNSKEDIDVMDEDDVKPAGLGLGFGSASSRKANEDKEEDDDFLPTAFGKIIREGAKLREEKEKEKARAAKKTSQASKRDLDPNGVGEFEKHTKGIGMKLLEKMGYKGGGLGKNEQGITAPIEAKLRPKNMGMGFNDYKEAVRPAIQEVDEKSVPHPSHSLEGRTNEKLWSKKVSKKKAYITAAELLAQKEEKGFEVVQKVFDMRGPQVRVLTNLENLNAEEMARENDVPMPELQHNIKLIVDIIEHDIQKLDSNLRNERETVVALQKEKEKLQQEAHDQKQRLGNMEEIIAVLDQLGEKSSSGLLTLESLANSFVDLQTRFPDEYTLCNLSCIACSHARPLFIRIFQGWDPLQNPTHGTEVVSLWKKLLQGKDSLNFSGTASPYVQLLMEVVFPAVRISGTNSWQARDAEPMLRYLDSWEELLPPSILQAILDMVVMSKISAAVDSWDPRRETIPIHEWIHPWLPLLGHKFESFYHTIRHRFASVLHAWHPSDGSAFAILSPWKTVFEPASWEHLMVQHIIPKLSTVMHEFQINPANQSLDQFNCVVKWASAIPTHHMLQLMDVFFNKWQEVLYHWLCSKPNFDEVTQWYLNWKELLPQELQANEHIRYRLNLGLAMMNQAVEGMEVAPPGLKENISYLRVREQRQFETQKKAAAQAQHRTMPGLDNEIPAEGISGGNKMSLKEVIEIYAQQNGLLFKPKPGRMQDGHQIYAFGNISIIVDSLNQKVFAQTEDRWPLVSLEQLLELQSRSKMKR from the coding sequence ATGGATGAGTATCAGGAGAGGGAGAGGTTTGGCATGGATAATGATTATGAGGATGGCCAGTGGATTGGTGGCGAGTTTTATGGCAAGCGCAGACAGAAACGTGCGCAGACGAAAGACGATGTTCTTTACGGCGTGTTTGCCTCTGGTGACAGTGACTCCGACGAGGGGTTTGGGTCGAAGAGCAAGCGCAGGAAGGATTCGTCGAAGAAGGCGGATTATTCCAAGCCAGTCAGTTTTGTTTCGACTGGCACGGTTATGCCCAGTCAGGAGATTGAACATAATTCCAAGGAGGATATTGATGTAATGGATGAGGATGATGTCAAACCTGCTGGTTTAGGCCTTGGGTTTGGTTCTGCTTCTTCGAGAAAGGCAAATGAAGAcaaggaagaagatgatgacTTCTTGCCTACTGCCTTTGGTAAGATTATCAGGGAAGGTGCGAAGTTGCGGGAAGAGAAGGAAAAGGAGAAGGCTAGGGCAGCCAAAAAAACATCTCAAGCTAGCAAGAGGGACTTGGACCCGAATGGTGTTGGTGAATTTGAGAAACATACCAAGGGTATTGGAATGAAGTTGCTAGAGAAGATGGGCTACAAGGGTGGCGGTCTTGGTAAAAACGAGCAGGGAATTACGGCTCCTATTGAGGCCAAGCTTCGGCCTAAGAATATGGGAATGGGTTTTAATGACTATAAAGAAGCCGTTCGTCCAGCAATACAGGAAGTAGATGAAAAATCTGTTCCACATCCCAGCCATTCTCTAGAAGGTCGCACTAATGAGAAGCTTTGGTCGAAGAAAGTTTCTAAGAAGAAGGCTTATATAACAGCAGCAGAACTGTTGGCCCAGAAGGAGGAGAAAGGTTTCGAAGTTGTTCAGAAGGTTTTTGACATGAGGGGGCCACAGGTTCGGGTTCTGACAAATTTGGAAAACTTGAATGCAGAAGAAATGGCCAGAGAAAATGATGTACCGATGCCCGAGCTTCAGCATAATATCAAATTGATAGTTGATATAATTGAGCATGACATTCAGAAACTTGATAGTAATCTGAGGAACGAAAGGGAGACTGTGGTTGCTTTACAGAAGGAAAAGGAGAAGCTGCAACAGGAGGCTCATGACCAGAAACAGCGGCTTGGAAACATGGAGGAGATAATAGCTGTATTGGATCAATTGGGTGAGAAGAGCTCTTCAGGATTGTTAACTCTAGAATCACTTGCTAATTCATTTGTAGACTTGCAGACAAGATTTCCCGATGAATACACATTGTGCAACTTATCTTGCATTGCGTGCTCGCACGCTCGGCCTCTATTTATTAGAATATTTCAGGGATGGGACCCACTTCAGAATCCAACTCATGGAACTGAGGTTGTATCACTGTGGAAGAAACTGTTACAAGGTAAAGATTCTTTGAATTTCTCTGGTACAGCTTCTCCATACGTGCAGCTTCTTATGGAAGTTGTATTTCCTGCCGTAAGAATATCTGGGACCAACTCTTGGCAAGCAAGGGATGCAGAGCCCATGCTTAGGTATTTGGATTCTTGGGAAGAACTCTTGCCTCCTTCTATCCTACAGGCCATACTCGACATGGTTGTTATGTCAAAAATATCAGCTGCTGTAGACTCTTGGGATCCACGTAGAGAAACTATTCCGATCCATGAATGGATCCACCCTTGGTTACCATTGTTGGGGCACAAGTTTGAGAGTTTCTATCACACAATTCGCCATAGATTTGCCAGTGTTCTTCATGCTTGGCATCCAAGTGATGGATCAGCTTTTGCCATATTGTCTCCTTGGAAAACTGTCTTCGAACCTGCCAGTTGGGAGCACTTAATGGTTCAGCACATCATTCCAAAACTATCGACTGTCATGCATGAATTCCAAATAAATCCAGCTAATCAGAGTCTCGATCAATTTAATTGTGTCGTAAAATGGGCGTCTGCTATTCCTACTCATCACATGCTGCAGTTAATGGATGTTTTCTTTAATAAGTGGCAAGAAGTGCTTTATCATTGGTTGTGTTCGAAACCAAATTTTGACGAAGTGACCCAGTGGTATCTCAACTGGAAAGAGCTCCTTCCTCAAGAACTTCAGGCAAATGAGCATATCCGGTATAGGCTTAATCTTGGTTTGGCCATGATGAACCAGGCGGTTGAAGGCATGGAGGTGGCTCCGCCTGGATTGAAAGAGAATATTAGCTATCTCAGGGTGCGCGAGCAAAGGCAGTTTGAAACTCAGAAAAAAGCCGCTGCGCAAGCTCAACATAGGACCATGCCAGGTTTGGATAATGAAATTCCAGCAGAGGGCATTAGTGGTGGAAACAAGATGAGCTTGAAAGAAGTTATTGAAATCTATGCTCAGCAAAATGGTTTGCTGTTCAAGCCCAAACCTGGTAGAATGCAAGATGGGCATCAAATATATGCATTTGGTAATATAAGCATAATCGTAGATTCCCTCAACCAAAAGGTGTTTGCCCAGACCGAGGACAGGTGGCCCCTTGTATCACTTGAGCAGCTGCTGGAATTGCAAAGTCGTTCTAAGATGAAGCGATAA
- the LOC121808391 gene encoding alanine--tRNA ligase-like codes for MRVYTITVSISSLALPLRRLLNLPPPPQSHRPPAASATVCRSLVLFLPAKSYSSRCGIIVAEEAPSTLSMGSQATETEWPANKVRNTFFKFFEDKDHVHWISSPVVPHNDPTLLFANAGMNQYKPIFLGTVDPNTELSKLKRAYNTQKCIRAGGKHNDLDDVGKDTYHHTFFEMLGNWSFGDYFKNEAIEWAWELLTKVYKLPSDRIYATYFGGDEKLGLPADFEARDKWLQVLPPNRVLPFGCKDNFWEMGDTGPCGPCTEIHFDRIGGRDAASYVNNDDPTVIEIWNVVFIQFNREADGVLKPLPAKHVDTGLGFERLTSVLQNKMSNYDTDIFMPIFDAIQQATKARPYSGKVGADDLDGVDMAYRVVADHIRTISIAIADGSCPGNDGREYVLRRILRRAVRYGTEVLKAQPGFFSGLVQIVVDVMSDVFPELKEHAMKIRETIADEESSFSRTLTKGIEKFKKAAQEVQGKTLSGQDAFDLWDTYGFPLDLTQLMAEERGLTVDVEGFNLAMNKARERSRSAQNKQAGAVIAMDADATASLHKKGVSATDDSFKFIWFQDHTSAIKAIYSGAEFFESVVPGEEVGLILETTSFYAEQGGQIYDTGIIECPDGAFEVSNVQIYGGFVIHIGSFRGKTGRLYIGDKVVCKVDYDRRTLIAPNHTCTHMLNFALREVLGNHVDQKGSIVLPEKLRYDFSHGKPVKPEELRKIESIVNEQIKAELDVFAKEAKLADAKRVNGLRAVFGEVYPDPVRIVSVGRKVEDLLANPESDEWLSISAELCGGTHISNTREAKSFALLQEEGIAKGIRRITAVTLDFAFKAFELAASLEQEINEASKTEGSILEQKVTALNSRVEGASVPSATKADLKAKISVLQSQVIKAKKKIAEEHMQKAIEAAIQTAEGASSNGKTFCISHVDVGSDTSAIREAVVKVMEQKGMAIMVFSRDETVNKAFVCAGVPEKDGKYKSLNVTEWLKKVLELISGKGGGGKGGLAQGQGSDASRIEIAMDVAESFAAMKLK; via the exons ATGAGGGTTTACACTATCACAGTTAGCATTTCCTCTTTAGCGTTACCACTCCGCAGATTACTCAAtcttccgccgccgccgcaatcGCACCGGCCGCCGGCTGCTTCTGCCACAGTCTGCCGGAGTCTCGTGCTTTTCCTGCCAGCTAAATCCTACAGCAGCCGCTGCGGTATTATCGTGGCAGAAGAAGCACCGTCAACGCTTTCCATGGGGTCTCAAGCGACCGAAACCGAGTGGCCGGCGAATAAAGTCAGGAacacattttttaaattctttGAGGACAAAGATCACGTCCATTGGATATCAAGCCCTGTAGTTCCCCACAATGACCCCACTCTCCTCTTCGCTAATGCTG GTATGAATCAGTACAAGCCTATCTTCTTGGGGACGGTTGACCCTAACACAGAGTTGAGCAAACTCAAACGTGCTTACAACACTCAGAAGTGTATTCGTGCTGGTGGCAAGCATAATGATCTCGACGATGTGGGCAAGGATACTTACCACCATACCTTTTTCGAGATGCTTGGGAATTGGTCTTTTGGGGATTATTTTAAGAATGAGGCCATTGAATGGGCTTGGGAGCTCCTTACCAAG GTGTATAAGTTGCCTAGTGATAGAATTTATGCAACCTATTTTGGTGGTGATGAGAAACTTGGTCTTCCTGCTGACTTTGAAGCGAGGGATAAGTGGCTCCAAGTTCTTCCTCCCAACCGTGTCTTGCCTTTTGGTTGTAAA gaCAACTTTTGGGAGATGGGGGATACTGGACCTTGTGGGCCCTGTACTGAAATCCATTTTGATAGGATTGGCGGGCGTGATGCTGCATCCTATGTGAACAATGATGATCCTACAGTGATTGAAATATGGAATGTTGTGTTTATTCAG TTTAACAGGGAAGCGGATGGAGTACTGAAACCACTACCTGCGAAACATGTTGACACTGGGCTGGGTTTTGAAAGATTAACTTCCGTTCTTCAAAATAAGATGAGCAATTACGATACCGACATTTTCATGCCCATATTTGATGCAATACAACAG GCAACTAAAGCCCGCCCATACTCTGGGAAAGTTGGAGCTGATGACCTAGATGGAGTTGACATGGCCTACAGGGTTGTTGCTGACCACATTAGAACAATTTCAATCGCCATAGCTGATGGTTCTTGCCCAG GTAACGATGGGCGTGAATATGTGTTGAGGCGCATCCTCCGGCGAGCTGTCAGATATGGTACTGAAGTCCTGAAAGCTCAACCAGGCTTTTTCAGTGG GCTGGTGCAAATTGTGGTGGATGTCATGAGTGATGTTTTTCCAGAGCTGAAAGAACATGCCATGAAGATTAGGGAGACTATTGCAGATGAAGAGTCCAGCTTCAGCAGGACTTTAACTAAA GGAATTGAGAAATTTAAGAAGGCTGCTCAAGAAGTCCAAGGGAAAACACTTAGTGGACAG GATGCATTTGACTTGTGGGATACCTATGGATTTCCTTTAGATTTAACTCAG CTGATGGCTGAAGAAAGAGGCTTGACAGTGGACGTGGAAGGCTTTAATCTTGCAATGAATAAAGCACGAGAAAGATCAAGGAGTGCACAGAATAAG CAAGCTGGTGCTGTTATTGCCATGGACGCTGATGCTACTGCCTCGTTGCACAAGAAAGGGGTTTCTGCTACAGACGATTCATTTAAATTTATCTGGTTCCAG gACCACACAAGTGCGATTAAAGCTATTTACTCTGGTGCTGAATTCTTCGAAAGTGTTGTTCCTGGTGAAGAAGTTGGGTTAATCCTTGAAACCACTAGTTTTTATGCCGAGCAAGGTGGTCAG ATATATGATACAGGAATAATTGAATGCCCTGATGGAGCTTTTGAAGTCAGTAATGTTCAGATTTATGGCGGGTTTGTTATTCATATTGGTTCTTTTAGAGGAAAGACTGGCAGGCTTTACATTGGCGATAAAGTGGTTTGTAAG GTTGACTATGATAGACGTACATTGATTGCTCCCAATCATACCTGCACACACATGTTGAATTTTGCTCTAAGG GAGGTACTTGGTAACCATGTCGACCAGAAAGGATCCATTGTTCTTCCTGAGAAGCTGAGATATGACTTTTCTCATG GGAAGCCTGTGAAACCTGAGGAACTAAGAAAAATCGAGTCCATTGTGAACGAGCAGATTAAGGCTGAACTGGATGTTTTTGCAAAGGAGGCCAAGCTTGCTGATGCAAAACGTGTAAATGGTCTAAGAGCTGTTTTTGGGGAG GTGTATCCTGACCCTGTTCGGATTGTATCAGTCGGTCGCAAAGTGGAGGATTTACTTGCAAATCCTGAAAGTGATGAATGGTTATCAATCTCTGCAGAGCTATGTGGAG GGACACACATATCGAACACTAGGGAAGCCAAATCATTCGCACTCTTACAAGAGGAAGGAATTGCTAAAGGAATTCGTAGAATTACAGCAGTCACATTGGATTTTGCTTTCAAAGCTTTTGAACTGGCGGCATCACTTGAACAAGAAATAAATGAAGCATCGAAAACTGAAGGAAGCATTCTAGAGCAG AAAGTAACTGCCTTAAATAGTCGCGTGGAAGGAGCATCAGTCCCTTCTGCTACAAAAGCTGATCTCAAGGCGAAAATTTCTGTGCTTCAG AGCCAAGTCATTAAAGCGAAAAAGAAGATAGCCGAAGAACATATGCAGAAAGCCATCGAAGCAGCCATACAAACAGCTGAAGGTGCTTCATCGAATGGAAAGACCTTCTGCATTTCACATGTTGATGTTGGTTCTGATACTTCTGCAATCCGTGAGGCAGTTGTCAAAGTCATGGAGCAGAAG GGGATGGCAATCATGGTCTTTAGCAGAGACGAAACAGTGAACAAGGCTTTTGTTTGTGCTGGTGTACCCGAGAAAGATGGCAAGTACAAGTCGTTAAATGTTACAGAATGGTTGAAAAAGGTTTTGGAATTGATAAGTGGAAAAGGAGGTGGAGGAAAAGGAGGTCTTGCTCAAGGCCAG GGGAGTGATGCATCTCGTATTGAAATTGCAATGGATGTGGCAGAATCCTTTGCGGCAATGAAGTTGAAATGA